From the Pseudomonas sp. SORT22 genome, one window contains:
- a CDS encoding peptidylprolyl isomerase — MLKKLLLATCSVVFATSLMASDKTPHVLLDTSFGQVEVELNAEKAPISTRNFLQYVDSGFYNNTIFHRVIPGFMVQGGGFTEQMVQKPTKDPIRNEASNGLQNVRGTLSMARTSDPNSATSQFFINVADNAFLDPGRDRGYAVFGKVVKGMEVVDQIVNSPTTVKKGMRDVPVDPVFIKSAKRID; from the coding sequence ATGCTGAAAAAACTCCTGCTCGCCACCTGCTCGGTCGTTTTCGCCACCAGCCTGATGGCTTCCGACAAGACGCCCCACGTATTACTCGACACCAGCTTCGGCCAGGTCGAAGTGGAACTGAACGCGGAAAAGGCGCCGATCAGCACCAGGAATTTCCTGCAGTACGTGGACAGCGGCTTCTACAACAACACCATCTTCCACCGGGTGATCCCGGGCTTCATGGTCCAGGGTGGTGGTTTCACTGAGCAGATGGTGCAAAAGCCCACCAAGGACCCGATCCGCAACGAAGCCAGCAATGGCCTGCAGAACGTCCGTGGCACGCTGTCGATGGCGCGCACCTCCGACCCGAACTCGGCCACCAGCCAGTTCTTCATCAACGTCGCCGACAATGCCTTCCTCGACCCGGGCCGCGACCGCGGTTACGCGGTGTTCGGCAAGGTCGTCAAAGGCATGGAAGTGGTCGACCAGATCGTCAACTCGCCCACCACAGTGAAAAAAGGCATGCGCGATGTGCCGGTCGACCCGGTATTCATCAAGTCGGCCAAACGCATCGACTGA
- a CDS encoding ABC transporter ATP-binding protein: MLFRRFEKLIDIFREAPTAAPPTTVWPFYVYYLRQVWPSFAALLVVGLIGALIEVALFSYLSRIIDLAQGTPNVNFFSEHGGELMWMLVVALLLRPVFVGLHDLLVHQTISPGMTSMIRWQNHTYVLKQSLNFFQSDFAGRIAQRIMQTGNSLRDSAVQAVDALWHVLIYAISSLVLFAEADWRLMLPLITWIACYIGALYYFVPRVKARAVISSDARSKLMGRIVDGYTNIATLKLFAHTDFEQQYAREAISEQTEKTQLAARVVTSMDVVITSLNGLLIVSTTGLALWLWTQSLITVGAIALATGLVIRIVNMSGWIMWVVNGIFENIGMVQDGLQTIAQPVSVNDSPSAPRLKVERGGVKFDNVSFHYGKGSRIIDGLNLDIRPGEKIGLIGPSGAGKSTLVNLLLRLYDLESGRILIDGQDIAQVTQASLRAQIGMITQDTSLLHRSIRENLLYGRPDATEDELWEAVRRARADEFIPQLSDAQGRTGFDAHVGERGVKLSGGQRQRIAIARVLLKNAPILIMDEATSALDSEVEAAIQESLETLMQGKTVIAIAHRLSTIARMDRLVVLEKGRIAEMGSHSELLAHQGLYARLWHHQTGGFVGID; this comes from the coding sequence ATGCTGTTTCGCCGCTTCGAAAAGCTGATCGATATCTTCCGTGAGGCGCCCACCGCGGCGCCGCCGACCACGGTATGGCCGTTCTACGTGTACTACCTGCGCCAGGTCTGGCCGAGTTTTGCCGCCCTGCTGGTGGTCGGCCTGATCGGTGCGCTGATCGAAGTGGCGCTGTTCAGCTACCTGAGCCGGATCATCGACCTGGCCCAGGGCACGCCGAACGTCAACTTTTTCAGCGAGCACGGCGGCGAGCTGATGTGGATGCTGGTGGTGGCGCTGTTGCTGCGCCCGGTGTTCGTCGGCCTGCACGACCTGCTGGTGCACCAGACCATCAGCCCGGGCATGACCAGCATGATCCGCTGGCAAAACCACACCTACGTGCTCAAGCAGAGCCTGAACTTCTTCCAGAGCGATTTTGCCGGGCGCATCGCCCAGCGCATCATGCAGACCGGCAACTCGTTGCGCGACTCTGCGGTGCAGGCGGTGGATGCGCTATGGCACGTGCTGATCTACGCGATCAGCTCGCTGGTGCTGTTTGCCGAGGCCGACTGGCGGCTGATGTTGCCGCTGATCACCTGGATCGCCTGCTACATCGGCGCGCTCTACTACTTCGTGCCACGGGTCAAGGCCCGTGCGGTGATCTCCTCCGATGCCCGCTCCAAGCTCATGGGCCGCATCGTCGATGGCTACACCAACATCGCCACCCTGAAACTCTTCGCCCATACCGACTTCGAGCAGCAGTACGCCCGCGAAGCGATCAGCGAACAAACCGAAAAAACCCAGCTGGCCGCCCGCGTGGTCACCAGCATGGACGTGGTCATCACCAGCCTCAACGGCCTGCTGATCGTCAGCACCACGGGCCTGGCCCTGTGGCTGTGGACCCAGTCGCTGATCACCGTCGGCGCCATCGCCCTGGCCACCGGCCTGGTGATCCGCATCGTCAACATGTCGGGCTGGATCATGTGGGTGGTCAACGGCATCTTCGAGAACATCGGCATGGTCCAGGACGGCCTGCAGACCATCGCCCAGCCGGTCAGCGTCAACGACTCGCCTAGCGCGCCCAGGCTCAAGGTCGAACGCGGCGGGGTCAAGTTCGACAACGTCAGCTTTCACTATGGCAAGGGCAGCCGCATCATCGATGGCCTCAACCTGGACATCCGCCCCGGCGAGAAGATCGGCCTGATCGGCCCGTCCGGCGCCGGCAAGTCGACCCTGGTCAACCTGCTGCTGCGCCTTTACGACCTGGAAAGCGGGCGCATCCTCATCGATGGCCAGGACATCGCCCAGGTGACCCAGGCCAGCCTGCGCGCACAAATCGGCATGATCACCCAGGACACCTCACTGCTGCACCGCTCGATCCGCGAAAACCTGCTCTATGGCCGGCCCGATGCCACTGAAGATGAGCTATGGGAAGCGGTGCGCCGGGCACGGGCTGACGAGTTCATCCCGCAACTGTCAGACGCTCAGGGCCGGACCGGCTTCGATGCCCATGTCGGTGAGCGCGGGGTCAAGCTTTCCGGCGGCCAGCGCCAGCGCATCGCCATAGCCCGGGTGCTGCTCAAGAATGCGCCGATCCTGATCATGGACGAAGCCACCTCAGCGCTGGACTCGGAAGTCGAAGCGGCAATCCAGGAAAGCCTGGAAACCCTGATGCAAGGCAAGACCGTGATTGCCATTGCCCACCGACTGTCGACCATTGCCCGCATGGACCGCCTGGTGGTGCTGGAAAAAGGCCGGATTGCCGAGATGGGCAGCCACTCGGAGTTGCTGGCGCATCAGGGCCTGTATGCGCGGTTGTGGCATCACCAGACGGGGGGGTTTGTCGGGATCGACTGA
- a CDS encoding GNAT family N-acetyltransferase, with translation MPKLILQHLAELTPATWDALVPGDQPFLRHAFLSSLEDSGSVSRHTGWSPAHQLLTDSAGQLRAALPAYVKTHSFGEYVFDHGWADACERAGIAYYPKLLCAVPFSPVTGPRLLGDPQVAAELVDQLTDELFEQGMSGAHINFTDAQADALMRERDGWMERLGCQFHWRNQGYRDFQDFLDTLSSRKRKQMRKEREQVAGQGIEFRWFRGEALSEAQWDFVFACYANTYAVRRRAPYLTREFFSLLAERMPESIRVVMARQGGRDVAMAFSLVGDDSLYGRYWGCLDEFDRLHFETCFYQGMDWAIAEGLQRFDAGAQGEHKLIRGFEPVITRSWHYLLHPGLRRAVEEFLEQERAGVLAYAQEARLALPYRQG, from the coding sequence ATGCCCAAGCTCATCCTGCAACACCTAGCCGAACTCACGCCTGCCACCTGGGACGCTCTGGTGCCGGGGGACCAGCCGTTCCTGCGCCATGCATTCCTGTCCAGCCTGGAAGACAGCGGCAGTGTCAGCCGCCACACCGGCTGGAGCCCCGCGCACCAGTTGCTGACCGACAGCGCCGGGCAACTGCGAGCGGCCTTGCCGGCCTACGTGAAAACCCATTCATTCGGCGAGTACGTGTTCGACCACGGCTGGGCCGATGCCTGTGAGCGGGCGGGTATTGCCTACTACCCCAAGCTGCTGTGTGCCGTGCCGTTCTCGCCGGTGACCGGCCCACGGCTGCTGGGCGACCCGCAGGTGGCGGCCGAGTTGGTGGATCAACTGACCGATGAACTGTTCGAGCAGGGGATGTCCGGCGCCCATATCAACTTCACCGATGCGCAGGCGGATGCGCTGATGCGCGAGCGTGACGGCTGGATGGAGCGCCTGGGATGCCAGTTTCACTGGCGCAACCAGGGCTACCGCGACTTCCAGGATTTTCTCGATACCTTGAGTTCACGCAAGCGCAAGCAAATGCGCAAGGAGCGCGAGCAGGTGGCGGGGCAGGGTATCGAGTTTCGCTGGTTTCGCGGCGAAGCGCTGAGTGAGGCGCAGTGGGATTTCGTCTTCGCCTGTTATGCCAATACCTATGCCGTACGCCGCCGTGCGCCGTATCTGACCCGGGAATTCTTCAGCCTGCTGGCCGAGCGCATGCCTGAGTCAATACGCGTGGTGATGGCGCGCCAGGGTGGGCGTGATGTGGCCATGGCCTTCAGCCTGGTCGGTGACGACAGCCTGTATGGCCGTTATTGGGGCTGCCTGGACGAGTTCGACCGGCTGCACTTCGAGACTTGTTTTTACCAGGGCATGGATTGGGCGATTGCCGAGGGTTTGCAGCGCTTTGATGCCGGTGCGCAGGGCGAGCACAAGTTGATTCGCGGCTTTGAGCCGGTGATCACCCGCTCCTGGCACTATCTGCTGCACCCGGGCTTGCGCCGGGCGGTGGAGGAGTTCCTTGAGCAGGAGCGGGCAGGGGTGTTGGCTTATGCCCAGGAAGCGCGTTTGGCGTTGCCTTATCGGCAAGGTTGA
- a CDS encoding OprO/OprP family phosphate-selective porin, which yields MIRKHFAGFVASALAMAVTAQAFAGTVTTDGADIVVKTKGGLEVATTDKEFSFKLGGRIQADYSRFDGFYTNNGNTADAGYFRRAYLELGGVMYKDWAYQIAYDFSHNSGGDNRSEDGYFDEASLAYNGFSPVSIKVGRFDPEFGLEKATSSKWVTAQERTAAYDLVDWTNAHNGGLGIQASGTVGDSLYGSVGAFAKDATNQDKDGDSTKQFNLRGVFAPMHEAGNVLHFGINYAQRDLSDTAFDGRIRSRLGMRGVSTDGGQDAGSNGNRLTLGGANNTPAGAYDTDKAWGLEAAWAMGPFSVQGEYVKRDVQADSASFSDIKADGYYGQLAYTITGEARGYKLGKFDSIKPSNKQIGAWEVFYRYDHLSVDDDNGAFANIDDVEGKVHNVGLNWYANESIKLSGVYVKAKVDNAQNAAGDDSGDGFVMRAQYVF from the coding sequence ATGATCCGTAAGCACTTCGCAGGTTTCGTAGCCAGCGCCTTGGCCATGGCCGTTACCGCCCAGGCTTTCGCGGGTACCGTGACCACCGACGGCGCCGATATCGTAGTCAAGACCAAGGGTGGCCTCGAGGTCGCTACCACCGACAAGGAATTCAGCTTCAAGCTGGGCGGTCGGATCCAGGCTGACTACAGCCGTTTCGACGGTTTCTACACCAACAACGGCAATACCGCCGACGCCGGTTACTTCCGCCGCGCCTACCTGGAACTGGGCGGCGTGATGTACAAGGACTGGGCCTACCAGATCGCCTACGACTTCTCGCACAACTCCGGCGGTGACAACCGTTCCGAAGACGGCTACTTCGATGAAGCGTCCCTGGCCTACAACGGCTTCAGCCCGGTATCGATCAAGGTTGGTCGTTTCGACCCCGAGTTCGGCCTGGAAAAAGCCACCAGCTCCAAGTGGGTGACCGCGCAGGAACGTACTGCCGCCTATGACCTGGTCGACTGGACCAACGCCCACAACGGCGGCCTGGGTATCCAGGCTTCGGGTACCGTCGGTGACTCGCTGTACGGCTCGGTCGGTGCCTTCGCCAAGGACGCCACCAACCAGGACAAGGACGGCGACAGCACCAAGCAGTTCAACCTGCGCGGCGTCTTCGCGCCGATGCACGAAGCCGGCAATGTCCTGCACTTCGGTATCAACTACGCCCAGCGTGACCTCTCCGACACCGCCTTCGATGGTCGTATCCGCAGCCGTCTGGGCATGCGCGGCGTCAGCACCGACGGTGGCCAGGATGCCGGCAGCAACGGCAACCGCCTGACCCTGGGCGGCGCCAACAACACCCCGGCCGGTGCCTACGACACCGACAAGGCCTGGGGCCTGGAAGCGGCATGGGCCATGGGCCCGTTTTCGGTACAGGGCGAATACGTCAAGCGTGACGTCCAGGCCGACAGCGCCTCGTTCTCCGACATCAAGGCAGACGGCTACTACGGCCAGCTGGCCTACACCATCACCGGTGAAGCCCGTGGCTACAAGCTCGGCAAGTTCGACAGCATCAAGCCTTCGAACAAGCAGATCGGTGCCTGGGAAGTGTTCTACCGCTATGACCACCTGAGCGTCGATGACGACAACGGCGCCTTTGCCAACATCGATGATGTCGAAGGCAAGGTCCACAACGTCGGCTTGAACTGGTATGCCAACGAGTCGATCAAACTCAGCGGCGTGTACGTCAAGGCCAAGGTCGACAACGCCCAGAACGCTGCCGGCGACGACAGCGGCGACGGTTTCGTAATGCGCGCGCAGTACGTGTTCTAA
- a CDS encoding zf-HC2 domain-containing protein — protein MLSCKELVARSSDYLDGQLTLGERLMVRQHLLFCRHCRRFLKQMRVAQATVRALPEQPAGDSEALAERLARELKNS, from the coding sequence ATGCTGAGCTGCAAGGAACTCGTCGCCCGCTCCAGCGACTACCTGGATGGACAACTGACCCTGGGCGAGCGCCTGATGGTCCGTCAGCACCTGTTGTTCTGTCGCCATTGTCGGCGCTTTCTCAAGCAGATGCGCGTGGCCCAGGCCACGGTACGGGCTTTGCCGGAACAACCGGCGGGCGACAGCGAGGCACTGGCCGAGCGTCTGGCGCGGGAGCTGAAAAACTCCTGA
- a CDS encoding RNA polymerase sigma factor, which yields MTAEQQTRLLERLLKGEQQAFKELVDSYQGAMRAVAYAIVGSRHADEAVQDAWLAVVRNLKGFEQRSSLKTWLLTITANAAKTRYKQNRREVLLDDLPGPHGTIGDERFATDGHWLQGPSAWHEDTPEALLSREQMRECLEHTLLSLSELQCSVLVLRERQGLELEQICNLLEISLSNVRVLLHRARLKVFATLEHFEETGQC from the coding sequence ATGACTGCTGAACAACAAACCCGCTTGCTGGAGCGGCTGCTCAAGGGTGAGCAACAGGCGTTCAAGGAACTGGTCGACAGCTATCAGGGCGCCATGCGCGCAGTGGCCTATGCGATTGTCGGCAGCCGGCATGCCGACGAAGCGGTACAGGACGCCTGGCTGGCGGTGGTGCGCAACCTCAAGGGGTTCGAGCAGCGCTCGAGCCTGAAAACCTGGCTGCTGACCATTACCGCCAACGCGGCCAAGACCCGCTACAAGCAAAATCGCCGCGAAGTGCTTCTCGATGACCTGCCAGGCCCGCATGGCACCATTGGCGATGAGCGCTTTGCTACCGACGGCCACTGGCTGCAAGGGCCTTCGGCCTGGCATGAGGACACCCCTGAAGCCCTGCTCAGCCGCGAGCAGATGCGTGAATGCCTCGAGCACACCTTGCTCAGCCTGTCGGAACTGCAATGCAGTGTGCTGGTGCTACGCGAGCGCCAGGGCCTGGAGCTCGAGCAGATCTGTAATCTTCTCGAGATTTCCCTCTCCAATGTCCGCGTATTGCTGCACCGCGCGCGCCTGAAGGTCTTCGCCACCCTGGAACATTTCGAGGAAACCGGTCAATGCTGA
- a CDS encoding beta-ketoacyl-ACP synthase III, with amino-acid sequence MHNVVISGTGLYTPANSISNEELVESFNTYVQQFNRDNAAAIERGEVQALAESSAAFIEKASGIKSRFVMDKDGILDPQRMKPRLPERSNDEPSILCQMAVAAAEQALQRAGRTAADVDAVIVACSNLQRPYPAIAIEVQQALGINGFGFDMNVACSSATFGIQTACNSVQLGQARAVLVISPEICTGHLNFRDRDSHFIFGDAATAVLVERADLATSRHQFDIVSTKLRTQFSNNIRNNFGFLNRAAEEGIGAPDKLFVQEGRKVFREVCPMVAELIGQHLTENNLNVSDVKRFWLHQANLSMNHLIVKKLLGRDALEEEAPVILDSYANTSSAGSVIALHKHQDDLPQGALGVLSSFGAGYSIGSVILRKR; translated from the coding sequence GTGCATAACGTCGTCATCAGCGGCACCGGCCTGTACACCCCGGCCAACAGCATTTCCAACGAAGAGCTGGTGGAGTCCTTCAATACCTACGTGCAGCAGTTCAACCGTGACAACGCCGCCGCCATCGAGCGCGGTGAAGTCCAGGCCCTGGCCGAGTCCAGCGCCGCCTTCATCGAAAAAGCCTCGGGCATCAAGAGCCGCTTCGTCATGGACAAGGACGGCATTCTCGATCCGCAGCGCATGAAGCCGCGCCTGCCCGAGCGCTCCAACGACGAGCCGTCGATCCTCTGCCAGATGGCCGTGGCCGCCGCCGAGCAGGCCCTGCAACGCGCCGGGCGTACTGCCGCCGACGTCGATGCGGTGATCGTTGCCTGTTCCAACCTGCAGCGCCCGTACCCGGCGATTGCCATCGAAGTGCAGCAGGCGCTGGGCATCAACGGCTTTGGTTTCGACATGAACGTAGCCTGCTCGTCGGCCACCTTCGGCATTCAGACTGCCTGCAACAGCGTACAGTTGGGCCAGGCCCGCGCAGTGCTGGTGATCAGCCCGGAAATCTGCACCGGCCACCTGAACTTCCGTGACCGCGACAGCCATTTCATCTTTGGTGATGCCGCCACTGCCGTGTTGGTGGAGCGCGCCGACCTGGCCACCTCCAGGCACCAGTTCGACATCGTCAGCACCAAACTGCGGACCCAGTTCTCGAACAACATCCGCAACAACTTCGGCTTCCTCAACCGTGCGGCCGAAGAGGGCATTGGCGCCCCCGACAAGCTGTTCGTCCAGGAAGGCCGCAAGGTGTTCCGCGAGGTCTGCCCGATGGTCGCCGAGCTGATCGGCCAGCACCTGACCGAGAACAACCTCAATGTCAGCGACGTCAAGCGCTTCTGGCTGCACCAGGCCAACCTGAGCATGAACCACCTGATCGTGAAGAAACTGCTTGGTCGTGACGCCCTCGAAGAAGAGGCACCGGTAATCCTCGACAGCTACGCCAACACCAGCTCGGCAGGCTCGGTAATCGCCCTGCACAAGCATCAGGACGACCTGCCACAGGGCGCCCTGGGCGTGCTCAGCTCGTTCGGGGCCGGCTATTCGATCGGTAGCGTGATCCTGCGCAAGCGTTGA
- the hrpA gene encoding ATP-dependent RNA helicase HrpA — translation MTDHAIDQLLKNLDHAMIAERHRLRRQLHELRKRPDEARLAQWVDKVQASCAQVTARKASVPSIRYDDSLPIAAKRDEIKKVLAEHQVLIIAGETGSGKTTQLPKICLELGRGQHGLIAHTQPRRIAARSVATRVAEELGTPLGALVGYQVRFEDQSDANTLVKLMTDGILLAETQHDRFLERYDTIIVDEAHERSLNIDFLLGYLKTLLPRRPDLKVIITSATIDLERFSKHFNDAPIIEVSGRTYPVETWYRPVTREQDEEGNRVEDDLTVDQAILATLDEIAAFERSQGKGPGDVLVFLPGEREIRDAAEMLRKAQLRHTEILPLYARLSPAEQQKIFQSHPGRRVVLATNVAETSLTVPGIRYVIDSGTARISRYSYRAKVQRLPIEAVSQASANQRKGRCGRVEPGICVRLYSEEDFNARPAFTDPEILRTNLAAVILQMLHLRLGDIDAFPFIEPPDGKAISDGFNLLQELSAVNRESQLTPLGRQLARLPVDPRLGRMLLEGAKQGSLNELLIVASALSVQDPRERPPERQQAADQAHAQWKDADSDFAALVNLWRGFEEQRQALTASPLRNWCRKNFLNYLRLREWRDAHRQLSLICRDLQLSINKEPADYPRLHKAILCGLLSQIGQKSEDGDYLGARQRRFWVHPSSGLGKKRPQWLMTAELVETTKLYARMVAKIDSDWIEPLAGHLIKKNHFEPHWEKKRGQVVAFEQVTLYGLIVVGRRPVHYGPVDPVMSRELFIREALVGGEIQSKARCLTANRRLLEQLDELEAKARRRDILADEETLYGFYEARLPAEIHQTATFDSWYRVNSQKDPQLLIMREEDVLAREASEVTAAQYPDTLRLGDLSLALSYHFEPNHPRDGVTVRVPAPLLPSLPGERLEWLVPGLLEAKCIALVRNLPKALRKNFVPVPDFVKAALQRMSFAEGSLPQALGRELLRMTGARVSDEAWAEAAAQVDSHLKMNLEVVDGQGKFLGEGRDLAELTARFAAASQAALAVPQTAQSQQPVQAKAFTQVAETAQQKFAGLSMTVYPALVEENGTVKEGRFSTQAEAEFQHRRALQRLLLQQLAEPAKFLRGKLPGLTELGLLYRELGRVEALVEDILLASLDSCILEGEATLPRDGAGLASLAERKRGSWAEHAERLARLTLEVLKLWHGLQKRFKGKIDLAQAVALNDIKQQLGNLVYPGFVRETPGLWLKELPRYLKAIELRLEKLGAQVQKDRVWSGELGNLWSQYQTRLDKHLQEGKRDEQLQLYRWWLEEYRVSLFAQQLGTKVPVSDKRLSKQWSQVEA, via the coding sequence ATGACTGACCACGCGATTGATCAACTGCTGAAAAACCTCGACCACGCCATGATTGCCGAGCGCCACCGTCTGCGCCGGCAGTTGCACGAGCTGCGCAAGCGCCCGGATGAGGCCAGGCTTGCGCAATGGGTCGACAAGGTCCAGGCCTCCTGCGCCCAGGTCACCGCGCGCAAGGCCAGTGTGCCGAGCATCCGTTACGACGACAGCCTGCCGATTGCAGCCAAGCGTGACGAGATCAAGAAGGTTCTGGCCGAGCATCAGGTGCTGATCATCGCCGGCGAAACCGGCTCGGGCAAAACCACCCAGCTGCCGAAGATCTGCCTGGAACTGGGCCGCGGCCAGCACGGCCTGATCGCCCATACCCAGCCCCGGCGGATTGCCGCGCGCAGCGTTGCCACCCGGGTCGCCGAAGAACTCGGTACGCCGCTGGGGGCGCTGGTCGGCTACCAGGTGCGCTTCGAAGACCAGAGCGACGCCAATACCCTGGTCAAGCTGATGACCGACGGTATCCTGCTGGCCGAAACCCAGCACGACCGCTTTCTCGAGCGCTACGACACCATCATTGTCGACGAAGCCCACGAGCGCAGCCTTAACATCGATTTTCTGCTCGGTTACCTCAAGACCCTGCTGCCGCGTCGCCCCGATCTCAAGGTCATCATCACCTCGGCGACCATCGACCTTGAGCGCTTCTCCAAGCACTTCAACGATGCGCCGATCATCGAGGTGTCGGGCCGCACCTACCCGGTGGAAACCTGGTACCGGCCGGTAACCCGCGAGCAGGACGAGGAGGGCAACCGCGTCGAGGACGACCTCACCGTCGACCAGGCGATCCTCGCCACCCTCGACGAGATTGCCGCCTTTGAGCGCAGCCAGGGCAAGGGCCCGGGCGATGTGCTGGTGTTTCTGCCCGGCGAGCGCGAGATTCGCGACGCTGCCGAGATGCTGCGCAAGGCGCAGTTGCGCCACACCGAAATCCTGCCGCTGTACGCACGCCTGTCGCCGGCCGAGCAGCAGAAGATTTTCCAGTCCCATCCGGGGCGGCGTGTGGTGCTGGCCACCAACGTTGCCGAAACCTCGCTGACGGTGCCGGGCATCCGCTATGTGATCGATAGCGGCACCGCGCGCATCAGCCGCTACAGCTACCGGGCCAAAGTTCAGCGCCTGCCGATCGAAGCGGTGTCCCAGGCCAGCGCCAACCAGCGCAAGGGCCGCTGCGGGCGGGTCGAGCCGGGCATCTGCGTGCGCCTGTACAGCGAAGAAGACTTCAATGCGCGGCCGGCCTTTACCGACCCTGAGATCCTGCGTACCAACCTGGCGGCAGTCATCCTGCAGATGCTGCACCTGCGCCTGGGCGATATTGACGCCTTCCCGTTCATCGAGCCGCCGGACGGCAAGGCCATCAGCGACGGCTTCAACCTGTTGCAGGAGCTCTCGGCGGTCAACCGCGAGAGCCAGCTCACGCCCCTGGGCCGCCAGTTGGCGCGCCTGCCGGTGGACCCGCGGCTGGGCCGCATGCTGCTCGAAGGCGCCAAGCAGGGCAGCCTCAATGAGCTGTTGATCGTCGCCAGTGCGCTGTCGGTGCAAGACCCGCGCGAGCGGCCGCCGGAGCGCCAGCAAGCGGCGGACCAGGCCCATGCACAATGGAAAGACGCCGACTCCGACTTCGCCGCGCTGGTCAACCTGTGGCGTGGCTTTGAAGAGCAACGCCAGGCCCTGACCGCCAGCCCGCTGCGCAACTGGTGCCGGAAGAATTTCCTCAACTACCTGCGCCTGCGCGAATGGCGCGATGCTCACCGTCAGCTCAGCCTGATCTGCCGCGACCTGCAGTTGAGCATCAATAAAGAGCCCGCCGACTACCCGCGCCTGCACAAGGCGATCCTCTGCGGTCTGCTCAGCCAGATCGGCCAGAAGAGCGAAGACGGTGACTACCTCGGCGCCCGCCAACGGCGCTTCTGGGTGCACCCCTCGTCCGGCCTGGGCAAGAAGCGTCCGCAATGGTTGATGACCGCCGAGCTGGTGGAAACCACCAAGCTCTATGCGCGCATGGTGGCCAAGATCGATTCGGACTGGATCGAGCCGCTGGCCGGGCACCTGATCAAGAAAAACCACTTCGAACCGCACTGGGAGAAGAAGCGCGGCCAGGTGGTGGCCTTCGAGCAGGTCACCCTCTATGGCCTGATCGTGGTTGGCCGGCGGCCGGTGCATTACGGCCCGGTCGACCCGGTAATGTCGCGCGAGCTGTTTATCCGCGAGGCCCTGGTCGGCGGCGAGATCCAGTCCAAGGCCAGGTGCCTGACCGCCAACCGGCGCTTGCTTGAGCAACTCGACGAGCTGGAAGCCAAGGCCCGCCGGCGCGACATCCTCGCCGATGAAGAAACCCTGTACGGCTTCTATGAGGCGCGGCTGCCGGCCGAGATCCACCAGACCGCAACCTTCGACAGCTGGTACCGGGTCAACAGCCAGAAAGACCCGCAGTTGCTGATCATGCGCGAGGAAGACGTGCTGGCCCGCGAGGCCAGTGAAGTCACCGCCGCGCAGTACCCGGACACCCTGCGCCTGGGCGACCTGAGCCTGGCCCTGAGTTACCACTTCGAGCCAAACCATCCGCGCGACGGCGTTACCGTGCGGGTGCCGGCGCCGCTGTTGCCGAGCCTGCCGGGCGAACGCCTGGAGTGGCTGGTGCCGGGCCTGCTGGAAGCCAAATGCATCGCCCTGGTGCGCAACCTGCCCAAGGCCTTGCGCAAGAATTTCGTGCCGGTGCCGGACTTCGTCAAGGCCGCCCTGCAGCGCATGAGCTTCGCTGAAGGTTCGTTGCCCCAGGCGCTTGGCCGCGAGTTGCTGCGCATGACCGGTGCGCGGGTCAGCGACGAAGCCTGGGCCGAAGCTGCGGCCCAGGTCGACAGCCACCTGAAGATGAACCTGGAAGTGGTCGATGGCCAGGGCAAGTTCCTCGGTGAAGGCCGTGACCTGGCCGAGCTGACCGCGCGCTTTGCCGCGGCCAGCCAGGCCGCGCTGGCGGTCCCGCAAACCGCGCAAAGCCAGCAGCCGGTGCAGGCCAAGGCCTTCACCCAGGTGGCCGAGACTGCGCAACAAAAGTTTGCCGGGCTGTCGATGACGGTCTATCCGGCGCTGGTGGAAGAAAACGGCACGGTCAAGGAAGGGCGCTTCTCGACCCAGGCTGAAGCCGAGTTCCAGCACCGCCGAGCCTTGCAGCGCCTGCTGCTGCAACAACTGGCGGAGCCGGCCAAGTTTTTGCGCGGCAAGCTGCCGGGGCTGACCGAGCTGGGCTTGCTGTACCGCGAGCTGGGTCGGGTCGAGGCGCTGGTCGAGGACATTCTGCTGGCCAGCCTCGACAGTTGCATCCTTGAAGGCGAGGCCACCCTGCCACGCGATGGCGCCGGCCTGGCCTCGCTGGCCGAGCGCAAGCGCGGCAGCTGGGCCGAGCACGCCGAGCGTCTGGCTCGCCTGACCCTGGAAGTCCTCAAGCTCTGGCATGGCCTGCAAAAGCGCTTCAAGGGCAAGATCGACCTGGCCCAGGCCGTGGCCCTCAACGACATCAAGCAGCAACTGGGCAACCTGGTCTACCCCGGCTTTGTCCGCGAAACCCCGGGGCTGTGGCTCAAGGAGCTGCCGCGCTACCTCAAGGCGATCGAGTTGCGTCTTGAGAAGCTTGGCGCCCAGGTGCAGAAGGACCGGGTCTGGAGCGGCGAGCTGGGCAACCTCTGGAGCCAGTACCAGACCCGCCTGGACAAGCACCTGCAGGAAGGCAAGCGCGACGAGCAGCTGCAGCTGTACCGCTGGTGGCTGGAGGAATACCGGGTGTCGTTGTTCGCCCAGCAGTTGGGCACCAAGGTCCCGGTTTCCGACAAACGACTGAGCAAGCAGTGGAGTCAGGTGGAAGCCTAA